The Acidobacteriota bacterium genome includes a region encoding these proteins:
- a CDS encoding M48 family metalloprotease → MTAVTLAFFLGTASSSSGLEISNPALFQKSLAAAAQAVRQYGLLDDPAAQERVNRIGYQVAYHADFDEYPFTFAVVDTPLPNAFALPAGQIFVTKGMLDLGLSDDMLAALLGHEIAHVTSEHFLKQKKRATLLNVASSLLSVGLIAAAASDRNDGYVGPYGYTRDQGSTAAAAQAALTGGMVFTELLMRSYSREHEDQSDEEGQRYAAAAGFDPNGLAQLMTRMGERISQAKVLGYWQTHPFFDSRVVAAEARARYLATLQPEPSEDVDAYRTATQTVLLEYAERGTKEQPQGRRQGRPPSSPELDLLKAMALGAWPSGTAAESLRLENLHRLRDAELERLATSRDYGRITAAYRQQMESVRSLTPETPFLAVLSNEMADLRRQSEELYGQSIRILDRGVFETPFLEAFLSNYPDSPRAPKVALLLGISYSRLGRETDAVEHFLKAWESEPAGAITEDGDSPAADAQRGLRNLAPVLTRLGSLQHLASQKRDPELGQRAEDRLGKLVGSYDDITSGSEYLERFPNGPYAGEVEERLNRLADVLYKEMLTYQELGDAAKAIARANLILTHAPHSPSAQRISDERLNDQVDA, encoded by the coding sequence GTGACCGCCGTCACCCTGGCCTTCTTCCTTGGCACCGCCAGCTCTTCGTCGGGACTGGAGATCTCCAATCCGGCACTGTTCCAGAAGAGCCTCGCCGCCGCGGCTCAGGCGGTCAGGCAGTACGGGCTGCTCGACGACCCGGCGGCTCAGGAACGGGTCAACCGGATCGGCTACCAGGTCGCCTACCACGCGGACTTCGACGAATACCCCTTCACCTTCGCCGTCGTCGACACGCCCCTGCCCAACGCCTTCGCTCTGCCCGCCGGGCAGATCTTCGTGACCAAGGGCATGCTCGACCTGGGGCTCTCGGATGACATGCTGGCGGCGCTCCTCGGCCACGAGATCGCGCACGTGACCTCCGAGCACTTCCTGAAGCAGAAGAAGCGCGCGACCTTGCTCAACGTGGCGAGTTCCCTGCTCTCCGTCGGCCTGATCGCGGCAGCCGCGTCCGATCGGAACGACGGCTACGTCGGTCCCTACGGCTACACCCGCGACCAGGGGTCGACCGCGGCAGCCGCCCAAGCGGCCCTTACAGGGGGCATGGTGTTCACCGAACTGCTTATGCGCAGCTACTCCCGCGAGCACGAGGACCAGAGCGACGAGGAGGGACAGCGCTACGCCGCCGCCGCAGGCTTCGATCCGAACGGACTGGCTCAGTTGATGACCAGAATGGGCGAACGCATCTCCCAGGCGAAGGTCCTCGGCTACTGGCAGACCCACCCGTTCTTCGACTCGCGCGTCGTTGCCGCCGAGGCCCGCGCCCGCTACCTGGCGACGCTGCAGCCGGAACCGTCCGAAGACGTCGATGCGTACCGCACCGCCACGCAGACCGTACTGCTCGAGTACGCGGAACGGGGTACGAAGGAGCAGCCTCAGGGCCGCCGGCAGGGACGACCTCCGTCATCGCCGGAACTCGATCTGCTGAAGGCAATGGCCCTCGGTGCGTGGCCCTCGGGCACCGCCGCAGAATCGCTTCGGCTCGAGAACCTGCACAGGCTGCGCGACGCGGAACTCGAACGGCTGGCCACGTCCCGCGACTACGGCCGGATCACCGCCGCCTACCGTCAGCAGATGGAGAGCGTCCGCTCCCTGACCCCCGAGACGCCCTTCCTGGCGGTGCTCAGCAACGAAATGGCCGACCTGCGCCGCCAGTCGGAAGAGCTCTACGGCCAGTCGATCAGGATCCTCGACCGGGGGGTGTTCGAGACACCCTTCCTCGAGGCCTTCCTCTCCAACTATCCGGACTCTCCGCGGGCACCCAAGGTGGCGCTGCTGCTCGGGATCTCCTACAGCCGGCTCGGCCGCGAGACGGACGCGGTGGAGCACTTTCTCAAAGCCTGGGAGTCGGAGCCGGCCGGTGCGATAACCGAAGACGGCGACAGTCCCGCGGCCGACGCTCAGCGAGGATTGCGCAACCTGGCGCCCGTGCTCACACGTCTTGGTTCCCTCCAGCACCTCGCGTCCCAGAAACGCGACCCCGAACTCGGCCAGCGCGCCGAGGACCGGCTGGGCAAACTGGTCGGCAGCTATGACGACATCACGAGCGGTTCCGAGTATCTCGAGCGCTTCCCGAACGGCCCTTACGCAGGCGAGGTCGAGGAGCGGTTGAACAGACTGGCGGACGTGCTGTACAAGGAGATGCTCACGTACCAGGAACTCGGCGACGCGGCGAAGGCGATTGCGCGAGCCAACCTGATCCTCACCCATGCCCCTCACTCGCCAAGCGCCCAACGGATCAGTGACGAGAGGCTCAACGATCAGGTCGACGCGTAG
- a CDS encoding PDZ domain-containing protein, whose protein sequence is MICIGHTGNRRTPLSAPGAVLQAAWIMVLFLSGTGREGPVAAQEWPQPEALGGATFVAEPPDARIEVGRRVLRAPGRLALPASDYVAEITRPGYLPTLVGFSVAAGEEMDVVVTMERASATLRLRTAPSNATVLIDGFVRGRTEGHARPDFTPEGPAAFTPGRSFSAELWLADLPVGSHRLEIRREGFRTFSQTLDIPALLDYELPPVVLEQEYAMLLLEGLPEDAKVYGNGREMQPDRSKLKPEVAVLPGQLDLVVTRGRQDVFETSVVVEHGAWLEVRVEMKPALAFLGTFGEDAAGLRAVASAIEFLKDDGVHIVLDRSEQGRAVFADLGIDSQVLRDWTTAKTELPWNAIRAQIQRETPAALYFAAVLSDDLAADSVDLWWWSAAPGPARPDVLSIDLRSGRFEGSALRRLARSLNPVLEVGIQTPDLGVGLIESLKSDGLIVATVDPGGPAAAAGLQPGIEVREIDGEPASADQLTTALDRLQPGGGIEFAVGGDGKEATATVIHPAWGWTQLDVLAPNLYLAAAAAGLIREFDSSADTPRWLLELDLAALALAAGDPESAIQLLEEIEAPDRAGLGAETVQYTFGVALSDLADRGHDEVRQRARRVFESLALTEHGRLYADEGPEVAPRARLRADALAER, encoded by the coding sequence ATGATCTGCATTGGCCACACCGGCAACCGGAGAACGCCTCTGTCGGCCCCAGGCGCGGTGCTCCAAGCCGCGTGGATCATGGTCCTGTTTCTCTCAGGAACCGGACGTGAAGGCCCGGTGGCCGCGCAGGAGTGGCCCCAACCGGAGGCCCTTGGAGGCGCGACCTTCGTAGCGGAGCCGCCGGACGCTCGAATCGAAGTCGGACGCCGGGTACTTCGCGCACCGGGACGCCTCGCGCTTCCCGCCAGCGACTACGTGGCCGAGATCACACGGCCGGGCTACCTGCCGACGCTCGTCGGCTTCAGCGTCGCCGCCGGCGAGGAGATGGACGTCGTGGTCACCATGGAGCGCGCCAGTGCGACGCTCCGGCTGCGAACCGCGCCGAGCAACGCGACCGTACTGATCGACGGTTTCGTACGCGGTCGCACCGAGGGACACGCCAGGCCAGATTTCACTCCGGAAGGGCCAGCGGCGTTTACTCCCGGAAGGAGCTTCTCAGCCGAACTGTGGCTCGCCGACCTGCCCGTCGGTTCGCATCGGCTCGAGATAAGGAGAGAGGGTTTCCGCACGTTCAGCCAAACGCTCGACATCCCCGCCCTGCTCGACTACGAACTACCTCCCGTCGTGCTCGAGCAGGAGTACGCCATGCTCCTGCTCGAGGGGCTGCCGGAGGACGCGAAGGTCTACGGCAACGGCCGCGAGATGCAGCCGGACCGATCGAAGCTCAAGCCGGAAGTGGCCGTGCTGCCAGGCCAGCTCGATCTGGTCGTCACTCGCGGCAGACAGGACGTCTTCGAGACATCGGTCGTCGTAGAGCATGGCGCTTGGCTGGAAGTTCGCGTCGAGATGAAGCCGGCTCTGGCCTTCCTCGGAACCTTCGGCGAGGATGCGGCCGGACTGCGCGCCGTAGCCTCCGCGATCGAGTTCCTGAAGGACGACGGGGTCCATATCGTGCTCGACCGTAGCGAACAGGGCCGCGCCGTCTTCGCCGACCTAGGTATCGACTCACAGGTCCTGCGCGACTGGACAACCGCGAAGACCGAGCTCCCATGGAACGCCATCCGAGCGCAGATCCAACGGGAAACTCCGGCGGCACTGTACTTCGCCGCTGTGCTGAGCGACGACCTGGCGGCCGACTCTGTCGACTTGTGGTGGTGGTCGGCTGCGCCCGGTCCCGCCCGACCCGACGTGCTGTCCATCGATCTCAGGAGCGGAAGATTCGAGGGCAGCGCCCTGAGACGGCTTGCTCGTTCGCTGAATCCGGTACTTGAAGTTGGAATCCAGACGCCCGATCTCGGCGTCGGCCTGATCGAGTCGCTGAAGAGCGACGGTCTCATCGTCGCCACGGTTGATCCGGGTGGACCGGCCGCAGCCGCTGGCCTGCAACCTGGGATCGAGGTCAGGGAGATCGACGGTGAACCCGCCTCGGCGGACCAGTTGACGACAGCCCTGGACCGGCTCCAACCCGGGGGCGGAATCGAATTCGCAGTCGGAGGAGACGGAAAGGAAGCCACCGCCACGGTCATCCATCCAGCGTGGGGGTGGACTCAGCTTGATGTTCTCGCTCCGAATCTGTACCTGGCCGCCGCGGCCGCCGGGCTGATCCGGGAGTTCGACAGCTCGGCCGACACGCCTCGCTGGCTCCTTGAACTGGACCTCGCCGCGCTGGCGCTCGCCGCTGGCGATCCCGAGAGCGCGATTCAGCTCCTCGAGGAGATCGAGGCCCCCGACCGCGCCGGGTTGGGGGCGGAAACGGTTCAGTACACCTTCGGAGTCGCACTGTCCGACCTGGCTGACCGAGGCCACGACGAGGTACGGCAACGCGCCCGGCGCGTCTTCGAATCGCTCGCGTTGACCGAGCATGGCCGGCTGTATGCGGACGAAGGACCCGAGGTCGCGCCCCGCGCCCGACTGCGTGCAGACGCGCTAGCCGAACGGTGA